In Mastigocladopsis repens PCC 10914, a single window of DNA contains:
- a CDS encoding response regulator transcription factor: MTQILIVEDEARVAAFVEKGLRKNGFNTSVAADGEQALLVAESRDFDLMLLDLGLPVKDGWMVLQELRNHGKHFPVIVVTALTDERGKAAALEAGANDYVTKPFSFYDLLARIRNQLGDCKS, translated from the coding sequence ATGACCCAAATTTTAATTGTTGAAGATGAAGCTCGTGTTGCTGCCTTTGTTGAAAAAGGACTGCGAAAAAATGGTTTTAACACCTCAGTAGCAGCAGACGGTGAACAAGCGCTTCTCGTTGCTGAAAGTAGAGATTTTGACTTGATGTTGCTTGATTTGGGACTTCCCGTAAAGGATGGCTGGATGGTATTGCAAGAACTGCGAAATCACGGAAAACACTTTCCCGTTATTGTTGTGACAGCTCTTACTGATGAGCGGGGTAAAGCAGCTGCTCTAGAAGCGGGTGCGAATGACTACGTTACTAAGCCCTTTAGCTTTTATGATCTACTGGCAAGAATTCGCAATCAGTTGGGAGATTGTAAAAGCTAA
- a CDS encoding class I SAM-dependent methyltransferase: MSQSVNSKISLNDFQLRDGIYFPKDYEQLNTTEQKQRWDKIGKTYYGSQKIEYAEETSPLKQDYSLLTGRPGGTWNKFPINKSVDSILEIGSGYGRIPLFLSKDKNLRCQKYYGIDISEPLLRRLLKCKQEYDFFPGAEFSIICASAELLPLEDNSVDLVISNCVFMHIPEAQIRNLMGEISRVLRPGGMFVFNHSFHNKSCPSHKIHNFIRKLSPKQNSVYLKQYSASEIEAMLTTSGMKEKCPQYTVEPTQEYAILPETIKGIRIPFANLINRSLKPSAAMKETLAYGYSAYSSQLN; this comes from the coding sequence ATGAGCCAATCAGTCAACAGCAAAATCAGTTTGAATGACTTTCAACTTCGGGATGGCATTTATTTCCCTAAAGACTATGAACAGTTGAACACTACTGAACAAAAACAAAGATGGGACAAAATTGGCAAGACATATTATGGTTCTCAAAAAATTGAGTACGCAGAAGAAACATCACCACTTAAACAAGATTACTCTCTTCTAACCGGAAGACCTGGCGGTACTTGGAATAAATTTCCTATCAACAAGTCGGTAGATTCTATTCTTGAGATTGGCAGTGGTTATGGTCGAATTCCTTTGTTTCTTTCAAAGGACAAGAATTTGAGATGTCAGAAATATTACGGTATTGATATTTCTGAACCTTTGTTGCGGCGGTTACTTAAGTGTAAGCAAGAATATGATTTTTTCCCAGGTGCAGAGTTTTCCATTATTTGTGCTTCGGCTGAACTATTGCCTTTAGAAGATAATTCTGTAGACTTGGTGATTTCCAACTGCGTTTTTATGCATATACCAGAGGCACAAATAAGAAACCTCATGGGAGAAATATCTCGCGTACTCAGACCTGGTGGAATGTTCGTTTTCAATCATTCTTTCCATAATAAGTCTTGTCCTTCCCATAAAATTCACAATTTTATCAGAAAGCTCAGTCCAAAGCAAAATTCAGTTTATCTCAAGCAGTACTCTGCATCTGAAATAGAAGCAATGTTAACGACTTCTGGAATGAAAGAGAAATGTCCACAATATACGGTAGAACCAACACAAGAATATGCCATCCTACCAGAAACAATCAAAGGAATCCGGATACCGTTTGCTAACTTGATTAACAGAAGTCTTAAGCCATCCGCTGCTATGAAAGAAACTTTGGCTTATGGCTATAGTGCTTACAGTAGCCAACTAAATTAA
- a CDS encoding potassium channel family protein has protein sequence MYSTLEQKYQRIQKELMAGVIALVGVFLVGTLWYRFVERWSWEDAAYMTVITLATVGYGETRPLEARGRLFTIALILMGVVSIGYIVNRFTEAVIQGYFQHGIKIRQQRRLMESLTEHYIICGFSRTGRQIAIEFRAEGVPFVVIDSSLESVQLAQANGYMVYQGDATLDETLFKVGIDRAVCIVAALPSDAENLYVVLSAKTLNPNIRAIARSSTEEALQKLQRAGADAVISPYITGGKRMAAAALRPQVMDFVDGIISGTDRQLYMEEFLLDPAACPFVGQTLEQANLRSQTGALLLAIRRANGELIGGPTAETIFMRGDVLIAMGTAEQLRTLNQMLGPIRSKKLRRPRKG, from the coding sequence GTGTATTCCACACTTGAGCAAAAATATCAACGTATTCAGAAAGAATTAATGGCAGGGGTTATTGCCCTTGTTGGTGTCTTCCTCGTTGGCACTTTGTGGTACAGATTTGTAGAGCGTTGGTCTTGGGAGGATGCAGCTTACATGACAGTCATCACCTTGGCTACTGTTGGTTACGGTGAAACTCGACCGCTAGAAGCCCGAGGAAGATTGTTTACCATTGCCTTGATTTTGATGGGAGTTGTCAGTATTGGTTACATTGTCAACAGATTCACAGAAGCCGTTATTCAAGGCTACTTTCAACACGGAATTAAAATACGACAACAGAGGCGCTTAATGGAATCGTTAACGGAGCATTATATTATCTGTGGATTTAGCCGCACAGGTCGCCAAATTGCCATAGAATTTCGGGCAGAAGGTGTTCCTTTTGTAGTGATTGACTCCAGTTTAGAATCTGTACAACTAGCCCAAGCTAATGGTTATATGGTATACCAAGGTGATGCCACTTTGGATGAAACTTTATTCAAAGTTGGCATTGATCGAGCAGTTTGTATCGTAGCTGCACTCCCTTCAGATGCTGAAAATTTATATGTCGTATTATCAGCGAAAACACTTAATCCAAATATTAGGGCGATCGCCCGCTCCAGCACGGAAGAAGCTTTACAAAAATTACAACGTGCCGGTGCAGATGCCGTGATATCTCCCTATATTACTGGGGGAAAGCGAATGGCAGCAGCAGCCCTTAGACCCCAAGTGATGGACTTTGTAGATGGCATTATCTCTGGTACAGACCGACAATTGTACATGGAAGAATTTTTGCTTGACCCGGCTGCTTGTCCTTTTGTCGGTCAAACTTTAGAACAAGCAAACTTGCGATCGCAAACGGGTGCGCTACTTCTCGCCATCCGCCGTGCTAATGGCGAACTCATCGGTGGTCCCACTGCTGAAACGATATTTATGCGAGGAGATGTACTTATTGCTATGGGAACAGCCGAACAACTACGTACACTCAACCAAATGTTAGGACCAATTCGTTCCAAGAAATTGCGGCGACCTAGGAAGGGTTAG
- a CDS encoding tRNA nucleotidyltransferase/poly(A) polymerase family protein has protein sequence MDGSAPSILLPENWPFSLELLPQPAYMVGGAVRDAILGRTGEYLDLDFVLPSDAVKVARKIATHYKAGFVLLDPQRQIARVVFPHATVDFAQAEGACLETDLHRRDFTVNAIAYNPHTQEIIDPLKGCVDLEQRLLRMISPTNLEDDPLRLMRAYRQASQLAFTIEPATQATIRSLASHITKVAAERVRVELGYMLANPQGSPWIVSAWQDDLLAPFFKYATQESVTLLARIDQVASQLAEIWQQLGVEFAQYVRDTVKTSWLSIAKLACLVNPEPETAEIELMELTYSRAEIKAVTIALRLLPQLKVPQMSLREQYFFFQEAGTVFPAIAVLAVAHDIAVEAISTDKPFGFAAPPCGKPSRRGTSPLHVYAPLITRYLNPDDLVAHPTALVSGKDIMLALNIPASPLVGKLLTEIAVAQIEGKVSTAEQAIEFAAGLLNC, from the coding sequence ATGGACGGTTCAGCTCCTTCTATTTTATTACCAGAAAATTGGCCTTTTAGTTTGGAATTGTTGCCACAACCCGCTTACATGGTAGGTGGTGCTGTGCGAGATGCCATTTTGGGAAGGACTGGCGAATATTTGGATCTGGATTTTGTTCTACCATCTGATGCGGTGAAAGTAGCCCGCAAAATAGCGACACATTACAAAGCTGGTTTTGTTTTATTAGATCCACAACGACAAATTGCTCGTGTCGTGTTTCCCCACGCTACAGTGGACTTTGCACAAGCTGAAGGCGCTTGCTTAGAAACAGACTTGCACAGGCGGGATTTCACAGTAAATGCCATAGCTTACAACCCCCACACTCAAGAAATCATCGATCCTTTGAAAGGCTGTGTTGACCTGGAACAGCGTCTTTTGAGAATGATATCACCTACCAACTTGGAAGATGACCCCTTGCGATTAATGCGGGCATATCGCCAAGCTTCCCAACTCGCTTTTACAATTGAACCAGCGACCCAAGCAACAATTCGCTCTTTAGCATCACACATCACAAAAGTAGCAGCAGAAAGAGTGCGGGTAGAATTAGGCTATATGCTGGCAAATCCTCAAGGGAGTCCTTGGATTGTCAGCGCTTGGCAAGATGATTTACTTGCCCCTTTCTTTAAATACGCTACACAAGAAAGTGTGACTTTATTGGCAAGGATTGATCAAGTAGCTTCTCAACTGGCAGAAATTTGGCAGCAACTCGGGGTAGAATTTGCCCAATATGTACGCGATACCGTCAAAACAAGTTGGTTGAGTATTGCCAAACTCGCTTGTCTTGTTAACCCAGAACCAGAAACAGCCGAAATAGAGTTGATGGAACTCACCTATAGTCGTGCTGAAATTAAAGCGGTAACAATTGCCCTAAGGCTGTTACCGCAACTTAAAGTCCCCCAAATGTCCTTGCGAGAACAATATTTTTTCTTCCAAGAAGCGGGAACTGTCTTTCCAGCGATCGCTGTTTTAGCAGTAGCACATGATATAGCAGTAGAGGCGATATCTACAGACAAGCCCTTCGGGTTTGCAGCCCCCCCCTGCGGGAAACCCTCCCGCAGAGGGACCTCACCGCTACACGTCTACGCACCCTTAATCACCCGCTACCTTAACCCTGATGATCTGGTCGCTCATCCCACAGCATTAGTAAGTGGGAAGGATATAATGTTAGCATTGAACATTCCAGCCTCGCCACTGGTAGGTAAACTGCTTACAGAAATAGCCGTGGCGCAGATTGAGGGAAAGGTTTCCACAGCAGAACAAGCGATAGAGTTTGCTGCTGGGTTACTCAACTGTTAG
- a CDS encoding hydroxysqualene dehydroxylase, giving the protein MSEVSQGKRVVVVGAGWAGLGATYQLAKQGYDVTLLEAGSSPGGLVAGWKTAAGRSVEAGIHGFWYPYRNIFSLINELGISPFTTWTRSSQYSPAGLEVESPIFQDLPQLPTPLGTFIYTQFKRLPLIDRLSALPLLYAVIDFDNSHEAWRRYDFVTARELFKDFRVSARLYRESFEPMLLVGLFAPGEQCSAAAALGMLYYFILAHQPDFDVVWCRGTVGEKIFRPWVESIEKAGAKVLANRRVTDLIVDSDNRATGVVCGDEVFDADAVIFAVGITGMKKILSSSPTLQSRQEFRNVSNLGAIDVLATRLWFDRKIHIPLPSNACFGFDSTTGWTFFDLNALHDEYRNELGTVVEADFYHANQFLSLENEEIVSRVQRYLATCVPEFREAKVIDSSVIRLPQAVSHFAPGSYSHMLPALTSFKNVFMSGDWIINRHGSWSQEKAYVTGLEAANLVISYLGEGTPVKIIPVEVDEAHIQLARTVNRTARQISKSILPEFWLP; this is encoded by the coding sequence ATGTCAGAAGTGTCACAAGGCAAGCGAGTGGTCGTTGTTGGTGCTGGTTGGGCTGGTTTAGGTGCAACCTACCAATTAGCAAAACAAGGGTACGATGTGACACTTCTGGAAGCAGGTTCCTCTCCCGGTGGACTGGTAGCAGGTTGGAAAACAGCCGCAGGACGTTCAGTAGAAGCGGGTATTCATGGCTTCTGGTATCCTTACAGAAATATCTTTTCGCTGATAAATGAACTGGGAATTAGTCCCTTTACAACTTGGACTCGTTCATCGCAATATTCTCCTGCAGGCTTAGAAGTAGAATCACCGATTTTTCAGGACTTACCACAACTCCCAACACCTTTAGGCACTTTTATCTATACACAGTTTAAACGTTTGCCACTGATTGACCGCCTCAGCGCCCTGCCTTTACTTTACGCCGTGATTGATTTTGATAATTCCCATGAAGCTTGGCGGCGATATGACTTTGTCACCGCCCGTGAATTGTTTAAAGATTTTCGCGTGTCTGCACGACTGTATCGCGAATCTTTTGAACCAATGTTGTTGGTAGGCTTGTTTGCCCCTGGGGAACAGTGTTCGGCAGCAGCAGCTTTAGGGATGCTTTACTATTTTATCCTGGCGCATCAACCTGATTTTGATGTGGTTTGGTGTCGAGGAACTGTAGGAGAAAAAATCTTTCGCCCTTGGGTAGAAAGTATTGAAAAAGCTGGGGCAAAGGTGCTAGCAAATCGCCGAGTGACTGACTTAATTGTTGATAGCGATAATCGGGCAACAGGAGTTGTCTGCGGTGATGAAGTGTTTGATGCCGATGCAGTGATTTTTGCTGTTGGTATCACTGGCATGAAAAAGATTTTATCAAGTAGCCCTACCTTGCAAAGCCGTCAGGAATTTCGCAATGTGAGCAATTTGGGAGCAATTGATGTTTTAGCAACTCGGCTATGGTTTGACCGGAAGATTCATATTCCCCTTCCTTCTAATGCTTGCTTTGGATTTGATTCAACCACGGGCTGGACATTTTTTGATCTGAATGCACTGCATGATGAGTATCGTAACGAATTAGGAACAGTTGTTGAAGCTGACTTTTATCACGCAAATCAGTTTCTTTCCTTAGAAAATGAGGAAATTGTTTCAAGAGTTCAACGTTATTTAGCAACTTGCGTGCCAGAATTTCGAGAAGCCAAAGTTATTGATAGTAGTGTGATTCGTTTACCGCAGGCAGTATCTCACTTTGCTCCTGGTAGCTATAGTCATATGTTGCCAGCATTGACAAGTTTTAAGAATGTATTTATGAGCGGTGATTGGATTATAAACCGTCATGGTTCATGGTCACAGGAAAAGGCTTACGTCACTGGTTTAGAAGCAGCGAATTTAGTTATTTCCTATTTGGGAGAGGGTACACCAGTCAAAATTATACCTGTGGAAGTGGATGAGGCACATATTCAATTAGCAAGAACTGTGAATAGGACTGCGCGACAAATTAGCAAATCTATTTTGCCTGAGTTTTGGCTACCATAG
- a CDS encoding RNA recognition motif domain-containing protein, translating to MSIYVSNLSYEVEEDDLRQMFSEHGCVRKIQVSLNHKTGEKRGFAVIEMETDAEEAAAIVALRGIECMGRSLKVNRARTKYSIS from the coding sequence ATGTCAATTTATGTCAGTAATCTATCTTATGAGGTTGAAGAAGATGACCTCAGACAGATGTTTTCAGAGCATGGATGTGTTAGGAAAATTCAAGTATCTCTGAACCATAAAACTGGTGAGAAGAGAGGATTTGCCGTTATAGAAATGGAAACTGATGCCGAAGAAGCAGCGGCAATTGTGGCGCTCAGAGGGATTGAGTGCATGGGTCGTAGCCTCAAGGTTAATAGAGCTAGGACTAAGTACAGCATTTCATAA
- a CDS encoding aspartate aminotransferase family protein, translated as MSTYARFPLALERGAGCRVWDTQGREYLDFVAGIATCTLGHAHPAMVEAVTQQIQKLHHVSNLYYIPEQGELAKWIVQHSCADRVFFCNSGAEANEAAIKLARKYAHTVLQIEKPIILTAHASFHGRTLATITATAQPKYQKNFEPLMPGFHYVPYNDIGAVEAAISELDEGDYRVAAILIEPLQGEGGVRPGDLAYFQKLRQICDETGILLIFDEVQVGMGRSGKLWGYECLGVEPDIFTSAKGLGGGIPIGAMMSKSFCDVFQPGEHASTFGGSPFACGVALTVCETLERENILQNVQDRGEQLRDGLRAIATKYPNHITEVRGWGLINGMVLDADIQLTAAEVVKAGIDEGLLLVPAGPKVIRFVPPLIVTDKEVDQALQAVDKAMATVRA; from the coding sequence ATGTCCACCTACGCGCGGTTTCCTCTCGCCCTAGAACGGGGTGCTGGATGCCGTGTTTGGGATACGCAGGGGCGGGAATATCTCGACTTTGTGGCTGGAATTGCCACTTGCACTTTAGGACACGCCCACCCTGCTATGGTGGAAGCGGTGACACAGCAGATACAGAAGCTACACCACGTTTCTAATTTGTACTACATCCCGGAGCAGGGAGAGTTGGCAAAGTGGATAGTGCAACATTCCTGTGCTGATCGCGTATTTTTCTGTAACTCTGGGGCAGAAGCAAACGAAGCTGCTATTAAACTGGCGCGGAAATACGCCCATACAGTGCTACAAATTGAAAAACCAATCATTTTGACGGCACACGCGAGTTTCCACGGTAGGACTTTGGCAACAATTACTGCTACAGCTCAACCGAAGTATCAAAAGAATTTTGAACCTTTGATGCCCGGTTTCCATTATGTCCCTTATAATGATATTGGTGCGGTAGAAGCGGCGATTAGCGAACTCGATGAAGGTGATTACCGCGTAGCGGCAATTTTGATAGAACCATTGCAGGGAGAAGGTGGCGTACGACCAGGGGATCTTGCGTACTTCCAAAAGCTGCGGCAGATTTGCGATGAAACTGGCATTTTGCTCATTTTCGATGAAGTGCAAGTCGGGATGGGGCGCAGCGGTAAGTTATGGGGTTACGAGTGTCTTGGCGTTGAGCCGGATATCTTCACCAGTGCTAAAGGCTTAGGCGGTGGTATCCCTATTGGGGCAATGATGAGTAAATCCTTCTGCGATGTTTTCCAACCTGGAGAACATGCTAGCACCTTTGGCGGAAGTCCTTTTGCCTGTGGAGTTGCTCTCACCGTCTGCGAAACTTTGGAACGGGAGAACATTTTGCAAAATGTACAGGATCGGGGTGAGCAATTGCGAGATGGTTTGCGGGCGATCGCCACAAAATACCCCAATCACATCACCGAAGTCCGTGGCTGGGGTCTGATCAACGGTATGGTGTTGGATGCAGATATTCAGCTAACAGCAGCGGAGGTTGTCAAAGCTGGCATAGATGAGGGTTTATTGCTCGTTCCAGCCGGTCCCAAGGTCATCCGGTTTGTGCCACCCTTGATTGTGACAGACAAAGAAGTAGACCAGGCGTTGCAGGCTGTTGATAAGGCAATGGCGACTGTCAGAGCATAA
- a CDS encoding DUF4112 domain-containing protein, whose product MDTIKRLATLNRIRQLSRLMDTSLRVPGTGFRIGLDPIIGLIPGAGDLISTAFSAYIIFLATRFGIPRQDLTKMIFNVALESVVGTVPLVGDLFDAYYKSNIRNLELLEKHLMVVEPELEKVSSDLYNSEVSQVKNAANWRNVT is encoded by the coding sequence ATGGACACTATTAAACGCCTAGCTACTCTCAACCGCATTCGTCAACTCAGCCGTCTGATGGATACATCCCTACGTGTTCCAGGGACAGGCTTTCGGATTGGGTTAGACCCAATTATTGGTCTAATTCCAGGCGCTGGTGATTTAATCAGTACAGCGTTTTCGGCTTATATCATATTTTTAGCAACTCGCTTTGGCATACCACGTCAGGACTTAACCAAAATGATTTTCAACGTTGCTTTAGAATCAGTTGTTGGTACAGTGCCTCTAGTGGGTGATTTGTTTGATGCTTACTATAAGTCCAATATCCGCAATTTGGAACTTTTAGAGAAACATCTCATGGTAGTTGAACCAGAACTCGAAAAAGTCAGTTCTGACCTTTACAACAGTGAGGTAAGCCAAGTTAAAAATGCAGCCAATTGGAGAAATGTGACTTGA
- a CDS encoding Ycf34 family protein encodes MCVCVNCHYVDRCITYHAVEGQHQQPHLTETPDFEPNEPSINVNIRPREDVIEMEWDVVGCLSFKREMGKWSKLRPGELVPT; translated from the coding sequence ATGTGTGTTTGTGTAAATTGCCACTATGTAGACCGCTGTATCACCTACCATGCGGTAGAAGGGCAGCACCAACAACCCCACTTGACCGAAACGCCAGATTTTGAGCCGAATGAACCTTCCATTAATGTTAACATCCGCCCACGCGAAGATGTCATTGAAATGGAATGGGATGTTGTGGGATGTCTCAGCTTTAAGCGCGAAATGGGTAAGTGGTCTAAGTTACGTCCTGGTGAGTTAGTGCCAACTTGA
- the tsaB gene encoding tRNA (adenosine(37)-N6)-threonylcarbamoyltransferase complex dimerization subunit type 1 TsaB — protein sequence MSTQLENPQLTKYGLALHTTTRELGLAMSHFAGETRSQVWDLDRELSSHLHQYLLEFIKPQTWADLAFIAVARGPGGFTGTRIGVVTARTLGQQLGIPVFTISTLAAVAWSQIPPCPPYEGQEKQGDQAIAVQMPAQRGQVFAAIYQPTTDASGLNVLLPDTVLTPEAWQEKLANWKTSYQLIDAKSELAATVTSILQLAYLEWQRGQRPNWSEALPFYGQHPVQM from the coding sequence TTGTCCACTCAATTAGAAAATCCCCAATTAACAAAATACGGACTGGCACTCCACACTACCACTCGCGAATTGGGTTTGGCAATGAGTCATTTTGCTGGCGAAACCCGTTCTCAAGTTTGGGATTTAGACCGTGAATTATCCAGCCATTTGCATCAATATTTACTTGAATTTATCAAACCCCAAACTTGGGCAGACTTGGCGTTTATTGCCGTAGCAAGGGGACCTGGAGGTTTTACTGGTACTCGCATTGGAGTTGTCACCGCCCGCACTTTGGGACAACAGCTAGGCATTCCTGTATTTACCATTTCTACTTTGGCAGCTGTAGCATGGTCACAGATCCCCCCTTGTCCCCCTTATGAAGGGCAGGAAAAACAGGGGGATCAAGCCATCGCCGTACAAATGCCCGCCCAAAGAGGTCAAGTTTTTGCAGCTATTTATCAACCCACAACCGATGCTTCCGGACTCAACGTTTTACTACCAGATACTGTGCTGACACCAGAAGCATGGCAGGAAAAGTTAGCGAACTGGAAGACCAGTTATCAACTTATTGACGCCAAATCTGAATTAGCAGCGACAGTCACAAGCATATTGCAACTGGCATATTTAGAATGGCAACGAGGGCAGCGTCCCAACTGGTCAGAAGCGCTACCATTCTATGGGCAACATCCTGTCCAGATGTGA
- a CDS encoding phosphomannose isomerase type II C-terminal cupin domain yields the protein MTQNQNIAQSNVNLSSLQLGMRYWGKVEVIEEGNTHRINRIEVKPKHSIKPQIHYHRSEHWIIVSGTAKVTCGNEERLLNRNESTYVPPATLHRVENPGFIPLVILEIQNGEYLGEDDTERPYDMNLVKSVAGSE from the coding sequence ATGACTCAAAATCAAAATATTGCTCAGTCCAACGTAAATCTATCTTCCTTACAATTAGGTATGCGATACTGGGGTAAAGTTGAGGTCATAGAGGAAGGAAATACACATAGAATTAACCGTATTGAAGTCAAACCTAAGCACAGTATTAAACCACAAATTCACTATCATCGTAGTGAACATTGGATCATAGTCTCTGGTACAGCAAAGGTGACTTGTGGTAACGAAGAAAGATTACTCAATCGCAACGAGTCAACTTATGTTCCTCCTGCAACTCTTCATAGAGTAGAAAATCCTGGATTTATTCCATTAGTGATTCTGGAAATTCAAAATGGTGAGTACTTAGGGGAAGATGATACTGAACGTCCTTATGATATGAATTTAGTTAAGTCTGTAGCCGGAAGTGAGTAG
- a CDS encoding purple acid phosphatase family protein has product MTSPPQLLTDPFLQLPTETSVRVVWFTEFAGSGHIVAYGKNLSQTAIATTTQLRRTREDQQSRVGNQTQDGQVYQNSVPRDIWRHEAEITGLTPNTPVSYRVTSVREDDRISSNVFTLTPKPSPGKPLKILLTSDHQIKPMVAANLQKVVETVGRVDAVWFAGDLVNIGDRASEWFDDNRGGAFFPCLQGRANYEMNNNGVKTIYTGGEIIQHAPMFTCIGNHEIMGRYARGGLNDEFDATIPRAVALNLYGQESLKDNSYNTDTYEEIFTLPQSQEGGKTYYAVSFGDVRLVVLYATNMWRTPNLDAEARGRYREREKDLNTPENWGYGQHIYEPIAKGSTQYNWLVQELNKPEFQQAKYKVVMLHHPPHTLGGNIVPAYTEPVQIIERDVDGSIKAIRYEYPKDADYLIRDVIPLLEAAGVQLVFYGHSHLWNRFVSPSGMHFLETSNVGNSYGAAWGGNKREVPIGYKEHYAELGDPNGLEPVVPTIVPLLGEGGKPMPYIASNEITVFSIFDTGTGRVSSYRFDTRKPDSDAMKFDEFELK; this is encoded by the coding sequence ATGACATCACCACCCCAGTTGCTGACCGATCCCTTTCTGCAACTACCAACGGAAACTTCAGTGCGAGTTGTGTGGTTTACCGAATTTGCTGGTTCTGGACATATAGTCGCCTACGGTAAGAATTTGAGTCAAACTGCTATTGCCACGACTACCCAACTCAGGCGCACGCGGGAAGACCAACAATCACGAGTAGGAAACCAAACCCAAGATGGACAAGTTTATCAAAATTCTGTCCCGCGTGACATTTGGCGTCATGAGGCTGAGATTACTGGCTTAACCCCTAATACCCCGGTTTCTTACCGTGTAACAAGTGTACGGGAAGATGATCGCATCAGCAGCAATGTGTTTACCCTTACACCCAAGCCAAGTCCTGGTAAACCACTGAAAATTCTCCTGACATCTGACCATCAAATTAAGCCAATGGTTGCAGCAAATCTGCAAAAGGTCGTGGAGACAGTTGGACGAGTCGATGCGGTTTGGTTCGCCGGTGATTTGGTCAATATTGGCGATCGCGCCTCGGAATGGTTTGATGATAATCGTGGTGGTGCTTTCTTTCCCTGTTTGCAAGGTCGTGCCAACTATGAAATGAACAATAACGGGGTCAAGACAATCTACACAGGCGGCGAAATCATTCAACATGCCCCAATGTTTACTTGCATTGGCAACCATGAGATTATGGGACGCTATGCTCGTGGGGGTTTAAACGATGAATTTGATGCTACGATTCCCCGTGCAGTTGCTCTAAACTTGTATGGGCAGGAATCACTGAAAGATAATTCCTATAATACCGATACCTACGAAGAGATTTTTACCCTACCACAAAGTCAAGAAGGTGGAAAAACTTACTACGCGGTCAGCTTTGGTGATGTGCGTCTGGTCGTACTGTACGCGACAAATATGTGGCGGACTCCCAACTTGGATGCAGAGGCTAGAGGCAGATACCGAGAACGGGAAAAAGATTTGAACACCCCAGAGAATTGGGGTTATGGGCAACATATTTATGAGCCAATTGCCAAAGGCAGCACACAGTACAATTGGTTAGTGCAAGAACTTAACAAGCCCGAATTTCAGCAAGCAAAGTACAAAGTGGTGATGTTGCATCATCCACCTCATACCTTGGGTGGTAACATAGTTCCTGCATATACCGAGCCAGTGCAGATCATTGAACGTGATGTTGATGGCAGCATTAAGGCAATCCGTTACGAGTACCCCAAGGATGCAGATTACCTCATCCGTGATGTTATCCCCTTACTTGAAGCTGCTGGTGTGCAGTTAGTCTTTTACGGGCATTCCCATTTGTGGAACCGCTTTGTCAGTCCCAGTGGAATGCACTTTCTAGAAACATCTAATGTTGGTAACTCTTACGGTGCTGCTTGGGGTGGTAACAAGCGAGAAGTACCTATTGGCTATAAAGAACATTATGCTGAACTTGGCGATCCAAATGGTTTAGAACCTGTGGTGCCGACAATTGTCCCATTGTTGGGTGAAGGTGGTAAACCAATGCCCTACATTGCAAGTAATGAGATCACTGTTTTCAGCATCTTTGACACGGGTACAGGTAGGGTCAGCAGCTATCGTTTTGATACACGCAAGCCGGATTCAGATGCCATGAAGTTTGATGAATTTGAGTTGAAATAG